Part of the Lotus japonicus ecotype B-129 chromosome 6, LjGifu_v1.2 genome, tcaaaacccgcgagcttcattagaggaggaggagaagaagattttcgccatttcttgcttgatcgttgattcaacaattgctacttgaaggtatcgaggtatagtcgctaatccttacctctgatcgtcgtttccgtAGCTTTTTACTCTGTCTTTCtgtactcttagttttgaggtttttgcaaaactatccagataacttcatctttctatctaaacatcttccctacgtgcccaagagcatgtttagcgaatAATATTACGCCGATTCTCgcaaaactaccgtcgagtttgaattctgctccaaatacccatttttagacaaagtttcgtcctttgggctggaaactatcgacttagcttagtgctagtaggattagtcgtcataaacgtcgttggtgacgtccccatccaatttgtttttcgattgtccaattttgaaattctgagctaaaaatattgaccaaaatacccctgcgacagttttcgatccgataatttttccgagtttagattcaccttagttacgactaataataacctaggaaccacgtttgatcgaagaaaagtcggcgcacacaattgttGTGTGTGGTCGTGAGCTACCCTAGGGAAGGAggaaaaatttctttttcgaaaacttgtccgttttcgttagattatcgtacctcggagtatatgctacttcgtgtaaccctagtgagtattgattgctgagtttctgactgattatgatggaattctgtggtttttgctttaaggttcttttgaggaaattctcgaagaacaaggcgtggattgtgaaggagtgtttgaggagaaccctggaggagctacaggtgagggctactcactgaatactagctaatgctttaggtgtcgacgaattcgacttgatttactatttatgcacttgtttgtgtttgactgggaaaatgttttctgaggcttcgactgacaatgatgattattcatctattgactgttttgagtttggatcacatgctatgtgctaaatggttaatctaggatgtgtgatatctgccctatatgctaagtgctacgtggttaatctaggatgtgttgatatctgtgccatgattgttggactgtgctaatttaactatgctattacacgtatatctgtggtactggagagtgaggataacgggcaggtcatgccaaatttttatgagattttgagaaagtttgacgggacgaacggagttcgggccttgttatggttttagtggatcgagacatcatctgggaattacttgggattatgggatctttgaaactcataggaattacgataagactaaatggaaactatttttacaaggaaaactcataagatattaaacaacctctaaacctttaaataatgataacaatctcggatgcaagcttaggactgaaatattagttttgaaaaatgagaagtgtcgtcgaatccaagttttaggGAAATtttaagttctgagtatgttgatactccttcgctcttggagtagtttgtttagccatccaagggatgagccgagaagcttcactgaggcgtgagacctcgtgaaaagcatggatcttcactgaggcgtgagacctcgtgaacggcatgaaacttcactgaagcgtgagacttcgtgcaagtgtgtaaattcactgaggcgtgagacctcgtgaaagcataaaacttcactggagcgtgagacttcgtgattgtataagacttcgctgaagcgtgagacttcgtgaaagcatcaatgactcgaagagttatcatgagtgattgcactctttttatgattaactgtattttgtcgcagaatcgacatttaccttagggtattcctTATAGAGACagtaagttagttagaacacgtggcgacgtgtcgagtgaggtcggagacgttgtttggctaatcattttgcattcatgcactcattttgaggttaatacacggcgggataccggacctcggtggattccaaaatggtcataagacccggatttccatataagaacactgcggtgattcttagtagcagacggaaatggcagaccttcgggttcactgctgatctgactacgctttgtgtggtataagagacacgcgagcagaaatggtcccaccgtggctggtgttagggctaaCTCATTGATGCCCatctttccggaatgcatcttgtcaaccagcattgcatttcacgcaacatgcatactaacttagttgctgagtgtgattgatacttgttaaacctatttgatgcatgctaattgttattatcgtcttttatattcattgtgaaatattcaaccctaggatgttatctctaacttataagcctaagtggctactccttatctttacctattggttttattatttacataattctttggagttgaccctcgagtcttttgtgtgtgctttggcggactacgcccattgtcagatgtctatggcggactggtttacgatggtccacccttcgggggggggggcggtttgagatgctggaccaggatgacctcggttcgtgggtggtcgaccccgctggccaccgtgcgacctattcggggaggattatggaggaccgcgTCGACCGACTGGGACACCTGACAGAGGGAGTGCTAAGGAGGTACactgtgagcttcaacttgccacctggCGTGCACTACAGACCAGGAgtgggagcaccaccaccaccgtcatcttctgatgaagaggacccctcagaggaggagcctgtgggagggacttctgcggagtctagctcacccactaTCGCTGTCATCGATGATtttggctcgggccctaagcccgtgaggctagcaccggagcgcatcggggtagcgagaggaggtaggatggtgtacatagacttggtcgttctggattcagattcggacgacgatcacgctagcatgtaggattgagtaagtgctggtgtgagctcctcgagataggattagtgtaggagtagagtcttagctctgaccgtcatgtttctagttggggacagggtagcttcctgccgatagctttttgtgtggtttctctacggaaatcacagagagttggttggactagggggtcttgttttaggccgtttgggctaacttattctcattttgagggatggtgttgcggacacctaacttttcctttggattgtacatattgcctacgggcgccaCTTTCTACTACTTCttgtcactggaggatactcgtgacgtagtttgttacttacagcgggggctgtaaatattattgtatattagttatgttatcttttgttgttgagtttcatttctttcagtctttgattgtattatcaaaaaaaaatattcacgtttttccgctttaagtttctttttggttactaaagtgacgccaccgaaatcggggtgttacaattgccTACAATAATACCTATGATAGAAAGTATGATGAACAAGTCAAAGTTAGTTGGTTCATCAAAGAAAGAGTAGAATGCAAAATGTAAGTAAAAATTGAGTTAAATTTACCTTGGATTAAGTGAATGAGCTAAGCAATGAAGTGGTGTGCTAGTTTTAGTCCATCTATCAACTAGGATGCCATGCACCACTTCATAAAAACCCGAATACTCATCTAGCCCCTTTCCCTCATGCTTAAATATTGCAACCTTCACTTGCTCAATCATGCAATCCCATTTTTCATAAACCAAATGAAGTGTTGATTCATCGGTATCACAAGCACGAAGCATGTCATATATGGGATTAGTAAAGCTTAGAATATAATCAACCTCCTTCCACCAACTATCCTTTAGAATTGTTTCTTTCACAAATGTAGCCCTCACAGGATCATCCTCTTGGTAGCTAGACCATTGTTCATCATTAACCATAGATTGCAAACCATGCTTAACATCTCTCAACCTTTTAAGCATGATGAGGGTTGAAGCAAACCTAGTATTAGCAACTGCAAGCAACCTCAAGCGCACAAATTGATTAAACATAAATAGCCGCTTAGAATGATTCATGATGAAGTTCTTAATTAAACGAGCAGCATCAGCAATTTCAAATATCCAGCTACACTCTTTGTAGGCAACTTGATTAGCATAAGTATTTTTTGGAGCACAAATACTTTTGAGTGCAAGGTTCAATGTGTGAACAACACATGGAGTCCAAAAGATATGCGGATACTCACTTTCAACAATAGAACCAGCAGCCTTACACACCGGCGCATTATCAGTAATTACTTGGACCACATCTAGTGGCCCAACATCACGAATGGTCTCCAAAATCTTCCGTGCAATATAATGTTTGTCCTTAAATTCACCAGATCCATCAACAGACTTCAAGAACATAGGTCCTGAATCACAAACTGCCATAAAATTTATCAAAGGTCTTCTCTGCACATCTGTCCATCCATCGATCACTATGCTCACCCCTTTCTCTGGCCAAGTATCTTTGATAGGCTGAAGTAGTTTCATTATGTTGGCCTTCTCTTTTTGCAACAATGTAGTCCTAATAGAATTGTATCCAGGTGGAACAAAGCCCGATATAGTATTGTTTGCAGCAAAGTTGAGCATTTTCACAAAATATGGATTTCTAGCAACATTGAAGGGCAAACCAGCTGAGTAGAAGAATCTAGCAATTTCACTAGTCAATTGATCTCTAGCCTCATTGTTCCATGCCTTTTCTAATGCTCCTCCTTTCCGTTTCTTGCTCCCATCATCCAAGGGTGGTCTCAAACTTGTAGTTCCCGTCGGTAAAGGAACTTGAACAAGTTTTGCTTTCTCAACGGCCTCCCTTTCAATTTGTTTCATCTCTTCAAAGCAATCATCTGAGACTTTCTTACAAAAGCTAACCCCTTGCTGTGGTACCCTAATTAAGTGACCCCTCACTCTAGAATAGGAACCATTAAATGTAGTATCACAGTAGTGGCAAGTCCAAGATGTATTCCCACGTCCACCAGCCTTACTTGATTTTACAGTGACATAACCCCAAAGGGGGTTTTTACTCGGAACAACTCCACCGCAAAATTTACTAGACGCAGTTGAAGCATTGCCGCTTGAACTTTGAGAAGACATTTATCAAATTATCAACCTAACAAAGAACAAGGGAATCCAATTTATCCAATCAAGCTTTAAAAACTTGCACAAAATGGAACTTTCTAAACAGAAAAATGCTTGTATGCAAGACCCACCAAAAAATTGACAAGCTTCAACCACTATGCAAGCAATACACAGAATCAAAATTGACCAGGGCATCAACCATTCAACCAAATTCAACAAAGCAGAGGAAGAacaaatgaaaggaaaaaagcAACATAAAAATGATGTGGAGGAGCGCGGGTACCTGCGGTGGTGGCCGGCGGTGGAGAGGACGGCGGAGGAGAGGACGCGCGGCGCTGGTTTCCTCCTCTGGTTCGTGAACCCTTgaacctcttcttcctcttctcagCGGTTCTGGTTCTTTTTTCTGTGTTTTCACGCGATTTAgggttctttttttttaatggtcaaaacgacgtcgttttgagccaggaaaaaaaaaggccaaaacgacgtcgttttggcccggaaccctttttttttgtaaCGGGTACGTACCGTACGCGTACCGGGAGCGTAtgcgtaccgggtacgtacccggtacgggtacgcgGCCCAAAAGTGCGTACCCATGCATCAGAGgtggattctattgatctctattttacaataaaatcctaataaatcctataacaatcccttaaaaccttttacaatccacattaaatcaaatcctaataaactaaagattttagcccaaaatataatgagccaaatctcaacaAAGTTCAACTGCATCAGATTCAAAACATTTGCTAAATGGGCTATATGTTGACTCCTAGTAGAACTATACACTAGAatgtcataaaaaaatacaagaacAAATAATGACTTCAATTATTCATAGTGAATTGGAAAGTTAGGCATACTCATAAACCCAAATGACATGAGTAAGCAACTATGTAGAAATttcacttttcttttctctatatttctttatcaaaaaaaaaattaaaatttacttcttccctccctccctccctctcaAAATCCATTTTCATTGCACTTATATTACAGAGTTCAAATGAAAGCTGTTCCAGTATAGAACCACAAACTAAGGCTAACCAATTTAGAGAGCAAGCAAAAGTAAACAAAGTGAGTAAAAATACGTGAAATGATAGCCCCccgccgcttgggcggtcctcttttatttatagtttGGGTTTTAATCCGGTTGGATCATGGGTTATCCGGCCCATTTAATACATGATTCGGTCAGCCTAATTGCTATAAATATTGATCAGCCCATACCAGACCACAAGCCCTCAAGACACTAAGGCTTAGTATAAGGCGAAAATGTCTTTGTTAAGCCCTCAGCTATTTACACCACATAAAATGTCAATAAAGGCGTGTAAATTCAAATACTTATAAACCTTAACAAAACACCTAATGAACATCATCTTTGTGTGTTGAATCAAACTTGTCACATCCACTCAGCTGTCACTTCATATGCCCTTACCGTGGCAGATTTCGAAATCATTATTGCTTTACCTGCTTTAAATTCATCAAGTGGATCTTCTGCATATTTTTGGGAACTTGGGGCTACAATActattatatatttaaaaattccaCTATCATAATTATCAAAGCTGCAATTAATGTAATAAAGTGCTATAAATGTTAAACGTAAAGTCATACCCCCTCCTGCAACCTGACTAGCCTCGAAACGTCACGTCTCTTAGACTGTAATACCCCTTACCATTTTTCCCTTACCAAATCACACCCCTTCCAATTCAAAATTTTCAGACCAACGTGTCCCTTCGGTCCAAACGTCAGAGTTCATACCTCGAACCCAACCCACACGCGAGGACACGCGTCCCTTTACTCACCATTTAATTCACCTTTTCATCTTCCCTCCCCTTTTCTATATAAGATCCGAAATTCTTACCCTTCTCTCACactctcattttcacttttctTACTCTCATCATCCTCTCTAATCAGCCAAAACGGTAGAAATGTTTCTATTTTCTCCACCGAGTTTGCTTAACGTTCGACGCTCCCCACTGCATTCATCACCAAAATCCCAGAAATCGCTCAAACTTCTCTCCTTCACAGGTAAACCTCatcctcttttcttttctaacttctacatttcttattttgcttTTGAAACTTTAGCCTCACATGAACAACTTACTCTACTAAACCCAGAAACTCAACACAATGTTCTACCTTTCTACCCAGAAAATCAAAGTTTTGCATTTCCACCCAGAAATTCAAActactttttctcttcttctcacaCTTTGAAACTCTTCCTTTCAGGAATCCTTTGAAAATGACTACCAAACGTACTCGTAGGGAAGCTTCTGCCTCCACCACTCCATCTCCTGCTGATTCTCTATGGGTTTCtagtaaaatcaaaaaacaattttctaagATCTGCACCCCAAAAGCTGTCATCGACTTAGTcactaaatataattttaggaAAGATGGCCTAGATGCCCACCTGGACATAATTCCCTGCGCCCCTGATGAACCATGTTGTTTTGGGAAAACAGATGGTCAAGGGCGAAACTTCACCTACTTATTCGAAAGTTTGTTCTCCGATCTAAAATACGACTTGCCATTCTCTGACTTTACCTGCTCCGTTCTAACCCTTTTGAACGTTGCCCCCACTCAGCTCCATGGCAACGCCTGGGCTTACTTAAAAGCTTTTGAAGTCCTGTGTCAAACCTTACACATTATACCCACCAGCAAcaaatttttttacttctttgaaaCATGTGGACGAAATGTGAGGGGCGAATATGTCTCACTCGCCACCGTTAGGGGTCTAGGATTGTTCACCCTGtataaaagccattacaaacacTTCAAAGGTAAATTTTTCAAACTTCGCGAATCTGATGCTTGCAAAGACATATTTTACTTTGCCGATGGAAGCCCAAAATTTCCTTTCTATTGGACGAACCAATACGAGAGCGTCATCAAAATTCCCGATGATGCTCTTACACCCGAGGAATTAGTAGATTGCAAACTTCTATCTGGCCTAGGCTtaaaccttaaagattttatggTTGCTCTCTCTAAAAATGCAGTTGATAAATACGTTGGTAAGGCATTCTAACATGTTTCGCCCCTTCCTTAAATTGCATAAGAAAACTTTACCAAGTTCTAACTCTTGTTCACTCTTTTGCAGGAACAATGGCCCACCTAACTGAAGAAGACATCCTTCGATTTCGCCACGAACAACAGGCTGCTCGGGAAAAAAGGAACCCCGCGAAATCGGCGGACGAACATGCCACCAACCACTCTGGTACTGAGTCAGGCCGCCccgcaaaaaagaaaaagaagaatgaagatCCTGCCTCTGACAAAAGCAAAGCCTCGAACCAAACCTCGCTGGAAAAGTTCATGAGCAAAGGCGAATCTACTTTGGCGAACAAAGGCTGTTCATCAAGCACCCCACCCGTTTGCTGGAAAAACTTGCTGAAAGAGTTTGAGGAATTATCCTCTGATGATGTAACTTCAATTTGGGACTCCAAGATTGATTTCAACTCCCTGGTGGAAACAAATCTGGTGTTCGAGGCGGACCGTGATAAGATGAGGAAACTAGGTTTGAAGGAAGCTTGTCAGGCCATGATGGCAAAGGGCTTGGAGATTGCTGCTATCTCCAAGATGATCGACCTTGAATCGGCCGGATTCGATGGTCTTGCTTCAGCCAAGCTTGttgaagagaaggaaaaagaaattggaaaaatgaaaGCTACACTCAAGTTGCTGGACAAGTCGAACAAGGCGAATGAAAAGAAAGCCGCGGATTTGGCTTTAGAGttagagaaaatgaagaaaacctCTGACGAAAACAATGCTACCATCCAAGCATTGAatgaggaaaatgaaaaaattaaggCTGACTGCGCTCAATTGACTACTGTGCATAATCAAGTGCTTGAAGAAAATTCCCAGATGAAAACCGAAATCGCTGACTTGAAAATTTCTGTTATGGATCAGTTTGAAGCTGGATTTTCTAAAGCAATTACTCAAGTCACTTTCCTTAATCCTGACCTGGCGGTCAACTTGACGGGAACAGACCCTTATGCCCGCATTGTTAATGGCAAATTGATCAGCCCGGATAACGCGGATGAGGAaagagttgatgaagaagaagaaaaagaggaagaagaaaacaaagaagatgaggaaggaaATGTCAACAACAAGGAAGGAGGTGGCGAAACTATCTGAATGATCTAGGCTCTGAGTTCGTTAGCCCCTTTTCTTTCAACTGACAATGTAAAAGGCTACGGGCCTCTTTTGCTTTAAATTACTCAATGTTCCTTGCCTTATGTAACAAATTTCCTTTATCATAATGAAATTTTCTTCAGTATTCACATGAGTGCCTTCTATCTAATTGTTTCGCCCAAAACCTACATATCAAAATTACTTCGCCTAAAATCTGAAATTGTCATAACTTCTATAATAACACTATCCCTTACTCACCCAAACAACTATCACAATAACTAATTCTATAACTAAGCATATCTTTACTTAGTCATCTAGGTTATCATATAACTTAAAAATATAAGCATAACTTTACTTAGTTATTCAAGTTATCATATAACTTCAAAATATAACTTAACATAAATAACgtttactaacctttcaccaGAATCGGTCCGCCTTCGTCATTTAGATTCGTCATTTAGTTGAATTCGTTACTCTCACATTTTACCGTACATAGTAAAATACTCTTGAGTGAATCTCTTTAAatgttgtaaaatttaaacttaatcaactactttggaatcataaggcctttgtgtacataacttagtcaaattttcatttttgacatagttattattcatggaaatcaaagtcaaaatgtttgatttcattagtat contains:
- the LOC130724938 gene encoding uncharacterized protein LOC130724938, whose product is MSSQSSSGNASTASSKFCGGVVPSKNPLWGYVTVKSSKAGGRGNTSWTCHYCDTTFNGSYSRVRGHLIRVPQQGVSFCKKVSDDCFEEMKQIEREAVEKAKLVQVPLPTGTTSLRPPLDDGSKKRKGGALEKAWNNEARDQLTSEIARFFYSAGLPFNVARNPYFVKMLNFAANNTISGFVPPGYNSIRTTLLQKEKANIMKLLQPIKDTWPEKGVSIVIDGWTDVQRRPLINFMAVCDSGPMFLKSVDGSGEFKDKHYIARKILETIRDVGPLDVVQVITDNAPVCKAAGSIVESEYPHIFWTPCVVHTLNLALKSICAPKNTYANQVAYKECSWIFEIADAARLIKNFIMNHSKRLFMFNQFVRLRLLAVANTRFASTLIMLKRLRDVKHGLQSMVNDEQWSSYQEDDPVRATFVKETILKDSWWKEVDYILSFTNPIYDMLRACDTDESTLHLVYEKWDCMIEQVKVAIFKHEGKGLDEYSGFYEVVHGILVDRWTKTSTPLHCLAHSLNPR